One segment of Stegostoma tigrinum isolate sSteTig4 chromosome 24, sSteTig4.hap1, whole genome shotgun sequence DNA contains the following:
- the LOC125465162 gene encoding gap junction beta-3 protein-like, with amino-acid sequence MDWGTLQGVLSGVNKYSTGFGRIWLSVVFIFRVLVYVVAAESVWGDEQSDFDCNTQQPGCPNSCYDHYFPISHIRLWALQLISITTPSLMVVLHVAYRKERERKHRLKYGENCSQLYKNTGKKHGGLWWTYLISLVFKTGFEITFLYILHRIYDRFYLPRLVKCSMFPCPNIVDCYIAKPTEKRIFTYFMVGGSALCTILNISEILYLLFKRCFRCCNRRNVREEESMAKLRGKELRKGTLENGIMLEECNHKA; translated from the coding sequence ATGGACTGGGGGACTCTGCAAGGTGTGCTCAGCGGAGTGAATAAATATTCAACTGGTTTTGGACGGATCTGGCTGTCTGTAGTGTTCATCTTTCGAGTATTGGTTTATGTGGTGGCAGCAGAAAGTGTGTGGGGAGATGAGCAGAGTGACTTTGACTGCAATACCCAGCAACCTGGCTGTCCAAATAGTTGCTATGACCATTACttccccatttcccacattcGTCTATGGGCTCTGCAACTAATCTCTATCACCACACCTTCCCTGATGGTTGTCCTTCATGTAGCCTACCGAAAAGAGAGGGAACGGAAGCACAGATTGAAGTATGGTGAGAATTGTTCCCAATTATACAAAAACACAGGGAAGAAACATGGTGGGCTCTGGTGGACCTATTTGATCAGTCTAGTGTTTAAAACCGGTTTCGAAATCACTTTCTTATATATACTTCATCGAATTTATGATCGTTTTTATTTACCTCGCCTTGTCAAGTGTTCCATGTTCCCGTGTCCGAATATAGTTGATTGTTACATTGCCAAGCCAACTGAGAAAAGGATCTTCACATACTTCATGGTTGGAGGATCAGCTCTTTGTACCATCCTCAACATATCTGAAATACTATACCTACTTTTCAAACGATGCTTTCGATGCTGCAACAGGAGAAATGTAAGGGAAGAGGAGAGCATGGCAAAGTTAAGAGGAAAAGAGCTTCGTAAAGGTACTCTCGAGAATGGGATTATGCTGGAAGAATGCAACCACAAGGCCTAA